TTTTGAGGGTTCAACAGGATCCCTTCCCCTTTTAGGATGGAACAGATTCGGCACAAATTCCACCTGGGCAGTGACTGCCGGAACAGGTGTCAGCGGAAGCAACAGCCTTGATGACAGCCCCGGAGCTGTTTATCAGAGCAACACCATCTCAACAGCAGGGTACATGACCTCGATAACCTCACAGAAAGAGAAGCGCTACACGCTCTCTTTTGACTGGAAGGGAACTCTGGAGTATGGATATGATTTCCTCGATATAAAATACACCTTTGCTGACAGCAGCGGAGTCTGTGACAACAATCATTGGGACTGGATAGATTACAGGACTTCCGCGCCTGTTAATTTTACATCCGATGCTGTCGATCTCACGCCAGTTGCCGAAACTTATGATAAATTCTGCTTTGGTTTTGGAATGGACACAGATGAAGATAATATTTTATGTCCCAGTTGTACCGGTGTAAATATCGACAATGTGAAGCTTGAGATCAGAGATATAACGATAAGCGGGCATGATTACTATAATTACAGCGGAACATCAATGGCAACGCCTCATGTCTCAGGAGTTGCAGGGCTTATACTCGCGGTCAATCCTAACCTGACGAATCTTCAGGTGAAGGATATTATCCTGAATAATGTGGATGTTGTTGCAGGCCTTAACAACAAAGTCCTGACAGATGGGAGATTGAATGCATTTAAAGCTGTTCAGGCTGCTGAGGTAACCGTGGGCACAGGCGGCGGGAGCGGCGGCGGTGGTGGCGGCGGATGCTTCATAGCAACCGCTGCATATGGAAGTTATCTCGCGCCTGAGGTCGAGGTCTTAAAACAGTTCAGGGACAGGCATCTGCTTACAAATGCTTTAGGTAGGAACTTTGTAAAACTCTACTACAGATACTCGCCTACTCTGGCTGATTATATTAAAGAAAACGAAGGGTTGAAGTTGATTACAAGGGCCTTCCTGCTTCCTGTCATATTGACCGTAAAACACCCTCTTGCCTCATCCATATTCTTTTTTTCAATTCTGCTGCTAATAACAATTCTTCTGCGTAAAGCCGGAAAAGAGCCTCTTTCCTGACCAGAACTTGCAGTCACCCCGATAAGCTGATAAGATTTATGAAAATGTCAGGGTAAATCCATGGGTAAGTGACGAACAAAGACCGCCTCTCAATGCTTTTGCGGCGATAAAAAAACTTGCGCATTCTGAAGACATTTCGAGTATAATCTTAGGTAAAAGCATGCCCTTAAATTAAGATAATTAAAAAACATAAACAGAGGAGAACCGTCATGTTTAATAAGAGCAAAATATTACAGGCCATACTGTTATGCTTTTTTATCTCTGCAAGTTACGCGGCCAGCGAGAGCAGCGCGGACGCGGGAAAGACCCTGAACAGGAACGCGATTGTATCAACCATCCAGAGCCAGGGTTATGCAAAGATCCTTGTGACGCTCGATGTTCCCGGTATCAATTCCCTGACAAGATCCTCAACCGGCATCAAGACGATCAGGCCGGGGCAGAGCACTTTCGGTGTTCCTGATGAAGACATCGCACTGTCCGCCCAGATAAACGCCACTGCCGATAAGGTCTTTTCCCAATTGGGCGGTTATTCTGCCGCATACAATGTGACCCATACATATTCAACCCTTCCCCTGCTTGCGATGAGCGTCTCACTGGACGGGCTTATAGCATTGGAGGCTGACCCGAATGTGACAAGGATATCTGAGGATCGTATTGTAAAAACAACGCTTAACAACACGGTCAACATAATAGGAGCAGACGCGGCATGGGCAGCCGGATATACAGGTGAGGGATGGTATGTTGCTATTCTTGATACAGGGATCAGGTCGAGCCATCAGATGTTCGCAGGCAAGAATATTGTAGAGGCATGTTTTGCCAACGGCCAGGAACTCTCTGATACCAGAGGGCACTGCCCTAACGGCCTGAATGAGATGATCGCCTCAGGCGCGGCAGTGCATCAACCAGACAATTTCTACGGCTATGACCACGGCACACATGTAGCAGGCATCGCCACGGGAAATTCCCCCATTCTTAAGGGAGTTGCCAAAGACTCTGACATAATTGATATACAGGTCTTCTCACGCTTTTCCGGGCAGGACATATGCCTGGGATTTGACTACTGTGTCCTGGCTTTTAATTCCGATGTCATCAAAGGGCTCGAATATGTGTACACTCTCAGAAGCAGCTACAGCATAGCTGCCGTAAATATGAGCCTCGGGGGTGAGGCTTACTCTGATCAGACCGCATGTGACACTGAAAATGCTGAATTCAAAATGGCAATAGACAACCTCCGCAGCGCTGATATAGCAACCATCATCGCTTCAGGGAATGACGGCTTCTGCGACGCAGTTTCCGCGCCGGCATGTGTCTCATCCGCCATCGCAGTAGGCGCTGTTACCGATAATAATGCTGAGGCATGGTTCTCAAACTGGCATCCCGGCCTTATGGACCTCTGGGCGCCGGGCGTTGATGTAAATTCCTCAACAGGAGCGTCTGACAGCAGCTACGCCCAATGGAGCGGCACATCAATGGCAGCGCCGCATGTCGCGGGCACATGGGCTGTTTTTAAGGAGGAGAACCCTGCCGCAACAGTGGACGCGGTACTGAATACCCTCTCATCCACAGGCGCATTTGTCACCACCAGCGATAAAGACCCTGTCTGTTCAGGCCCGATGACTGAAGAGAGAAGGATACAGATTGGAGACGCGTTAGGTATAGATTCGCTTGAACCTTCACTGAATTCAAGCGGCGGCGGGAGCGGCGGATGCTTCATAGCAACCGCAGCGTACGGCAGCTACCTCGCGCCTGAAGTTGAGGTGCTGAAGAAGTTCAGGGACATGCACCTGCTGACAAATTCATTAGGAAGAAGATTTGTCAAGGTGTATTACACGTATTCGCCTCCGGCAGCTGATTTCATATCACGCCACAGGTCTTTAATGTTTGTTTCAAGGATGATACTTACGCCTGTTGTTTACTGCGTTAAATATCCTTTTGCGTTCCTTCTGGCGCTGGTTGTTCTGGCTGTTATGATATGGAATAGAAAAACAAGGCCTGTTGCCGGTTAATCGATCAGGCCATTAAACCTAAAATCTAAAAAAAGGAGAGTTCAGTATCATGAAAAAGACTATTTTTATTGCATTGTCAGCTTTACTTCTTATCTGCAGCCAGGGTTACGCGCAGCAGGCGGGCCAATCATCCAGGGATAACAACATCGCCTTAAAGATCGGAGGGCATGTTTATCCTGACAGCGACTTTATGGATTACTGGAAAGCTGAAGCCTCTGACTATAACAGCCCTGCGTTCGAGCTTTCATATGAAAGAATGATCACGCCTAATATAGGAATAGAGATCCCCGTGGGCTTCAACAGCTCAAAATCCACATACAGCGACGTTTTCTCTGCCGGAGATGACTCCAAGATCAGCATCGATAACCTTTACATCGCTCCGGGCTTGAAATTCCATATCCCTCTCAACAGCGCTTTCGAGGCTTACGCAGGCGGCGGTTTCGACCTTTACCACACATGGGTAGACTTTGATTACGCAGACACAAGCCCGGCTGTCTTTAATGAGAGTGAGACCGCCAACTCCTTAGGGTTCCACGGCCTTGCCGGTATCGACTGGTTCTTTGACAATGGCGACACAGGCACCCCTGTAAGTATCTTTGCCGAATACAGGCACACCTGGGTTACGGTAGATAACGCTGACAAGAAGGTTCTTGACGCAATGTCCTCTTCCGATTCAAAGCACGACCTTGATGTCGGCGGAAGCATATTCTTTGCCGGTATGAGGTGGCATTACTAAAACAGCTCCATTTACTCTGACTATTTAGCGGGGCTGCCGTTATAAATGACGGCAGCCCCGCTTTGTTTACATTGTCTCTCTTTCCATATAAAATTATCCGATGGATACATCCCTCTTCTTCTTTATAAACAAGGCCCTGCAGAACGGCTTCTTTGACCTTATAATGCCCTTTATCTCTAACAGGTCTTATCTGCCTTTCCTTCTGATAGTCGGTTATGAATTTTCCAAAGAGAGGAAGAGAACGCTCTTTGTCCTCTCTCTCTGCGTTCTGGCATTTGCACTTGGCGATTCGAGCGCAAACATACTCAAACATCTTTTTGAAAGGCCGAGGCCGTGCCATGCCCTTGAAGGCGTCAGGCTCCTGACCGCCTGCGGCAGTTCCTTCTCATTTCCCTCCGGCCACGCGGTCAACTCATTTGCGATAGCGGCCGTGTTTTCGCATTTCTTCAGGCGGACGGCTTTCTTAACTTTTACGTTAGCCATACTCGTCGCCTTCTCCAGAATTTATATCGGCGCTCATTATCCTTCCGATGTATTAGCCGGGGCGATATGGGGAGGCGTGACAGCATGGGTGATAATCGACCTTCAACAATGGTTTGCCAAAGGTTATAAAGAAAAACCTGCCCTAACGATATTCATTGCATCCCTGATCGCCCTGACCTTCTTCCGTTATTACTATATAGTGACAGGCCCGCTTGACCTGAGCCCTGACGAGGCGCACTACTGGGAGTGGGCAAGAAGGCTTGACATGAGCTATTACTCAAAAGGCCCGATGATAGCCTGGCTCATCGGCGCTACTACATGGATGATGGGGGACAGTCTTCTCGGCGTGAGGTTCTTTGCTCCGTTATTTCTGGGCTTCAGCTCCATCTTCGTTTATCTCCTGACGATGGATCTCTTTCATAATGATGAGAAGAAAGAGATCAAGGCATGCGTAACAGCTCTGCTGATCCAGTTAACTCCGTTATTTTCAGCCTACGGCATATTGATGACGATTGATTCTCCTTTCATCTTCTTCTGGACGCTCTCGCTCTATCTCTTCTGGAAGGCTGTAAGTGGACAAGGCATAGGGAATAATCCCCCCACCCCCCCTTTAGAAAAGGGGGGCAAGGGGGGATTTGAAGAAAGTTCCGGATGGGTCTGGATCCTTCTCGGCATCAGTATCGGCCTCGGCCTGCTTACAAAATATACAATGGCATTCTTCTATATCTGCGGCTTCTTCTTTCTCATCTTCTCAAAAGAAGAGCGGAGATGGTTCAGCAGAAAAGAACCGTATATCGCCTTGATTGTCAGCCTTCTTGTCTTCAGCCCCGTCATTATCTGGAATGCGGGACATGATTGGGTCACATTAAAACATACAGCCGGACAGGCGCATATTTCAGAAGGCTTTAAAATATCACTCAAATACTTTTTTGATTTTATCGGTTCACAGTTAGGCGTGATAAGCCCTCTTGTATTCCTTATGATGATGTATGGGGCTGTAAAGAACAGGTGGTCATTTAAGGCTGTCCAGAACCTGCGCTTCCTCTTCTGGTTCTGGTTCCCTGTTCTCGCCTTCTTTTTAATAAAGAGCCTACAGGGAAAGGTGCAGGCGAACTGGGCTATGCACGCTTACATAACCGCATTCATCGCATCTGCGGATTATTTCTTAAATAAAGATATGCGCGATAAAGGGCTCAAAATATTAATGGCAAGCTCACTATTGATTCTGCTCATCTTTGCTGTTGTCACATATTATCCGTCTCTTATAAAACTGCCTGTCAAGCAGGATCCGGCCTCAAGGCTTCAGGGATGGAAAGAACTCGGCGTCAAGACAGATGAGATATATGATGATATGCGCTCTTCAGCAGAGAGAGGGGTCTTTATCTTTTCCGACAAGTACCAGGTCTCAGGCGAACTTGCCTTCTACATGAAATCACACCCCGTTACGTATAATGCAAACCTCGGCAGGAGGATGAACCAGTATGACATGTGGGAGGGATTTGAAAGCCTTACAGGGTATGACGCAGTATTTGTCAGAGATGGAGATGAGAACTTCCCTCATGAACTGAAAGATGCCTTTGGCCATTTTGAGAAAGAGATATTCACGGTTTACAGAAAAGATAAAAACGTCCTGAGAAAATATGTTATTTTCAAATGTTATAATTTCAGAGGATTACAGAAGAATGATTTTGAGAGCTATTAAGATTCTGTTTCACCATACGTCATTCCGGCTTGTCCGGAATCTATCTTTATATAAGTGAAAAAACAGATTCCGGACAAGCCGGAATGACAGATAGTCTATCAAGGAGATATTTTGTTCGTATCAATAGTTGTTCCGCTTTACAACGAAGAAGAGAGCATACCGCATCTTTACTCATCGCTCAAGTCTGCCATGGACGCCGGCGGTAAGGCGTATGAGCTGATATTCATTGATGACGGAAGCACTGACAGGACGATGAGCCTGATAAAAGAGCTCGCCAAAAAAGACGGCAATGTTAAACCGTTAAGCTTTCGCCGCAACTTCGGCCAGACAGCCGCGTTCGCCGCAGGGTTTGACTATGCAAAAGGCGACGTGATAGTCACTATAGACGGCGACCTTCAGAACGACCCGAAAGATATTCCAAAGCTCCTATCCCTCATCGGCGAATATGACATAGTGAGCGGATGGAGGCGCAACAGAAAAGACAAGCTCATATCACGAAGGCTTCCCTCTGTCATGGCAAACCGGCTTATAAGCTGGGTGACTGGCGTTAAGCTCCATGATTACGGATGCAGTCTTAAAGCATATAAGGCGGATGTTGTGAAGAATATAAACCTCTATGGAGAGATGCACAGGTTTATCCCTGCGGTTGCAAGCTGGTACGGTGTGAAGATAGCCGAGGTTGAGACCACGCATCACCCGAGGAAATACGGCACATCCAAATACGGGATAGGAAGGACGATGAATGTCATCCTCGACCTCATCACCGTTAAATTCCTCCAGAGCTTCTCAACAAAACCGCTTCAGGCGTTCGGGCCGTGGGGACTTTTGTCCTGCGCCACAGGCGTGATAATCTCTCTTTACCTCACGATCATAAAGCTGTCAGGACAGGCCATAGGCGGCAGGCCGCTCCTTCTCCTCGGAATACTGCTCATCATTGTCGGGATACAACTGATAGGCATGGGGCTTCTCGGCGAACTGCTCGTAAGGGTCTATCATGAGAGCCAGAAGAAGCCGATATACACACTGAGGAACTCTGAAATTGAAGAAGGTTCTTAGTTTCGGGCTTAAACTCCTTGTCAGCTTAACGCTTCTCTATCTCTTCTTTTCAAAAGTTGATATCCAAAATATCCTCGCTGCACTGAAGCAGACAAACCTTGCTATATTTTTTGCGGGATTTGCGGTATATACAAGCTCAATTTTCATATCAGCAAAGAGATGGTCGCTCTTCCTCCCTCCTTTTGTAAAATACTCCCGGCTTGCGTCACTCTATTTCATCGGCGCTTTCTTTAATACATTTCTGCCCGGCCTTGTAGGAGGAGACGCGGTGAAAGCGTATTATCTTTATAAGGAAAGATGCGAGGTCGGAGCCTCACTTGCATCCGTATTCATGGACAGGTATATGGGGCTTACTGCGCTTGCTATCATCGGCTTCATAGCATTCATCTTCGGGCATAATTATCTGGAAGGGACTAAATTATTCTGGCTTGTCCCCATCTTCTGCGGAACCTTTATATCCGCAAGCTTCTTCTTCTGGAATATCAACTGGGGAAAGATAAAATTCCTCAGCACATTTCACAAGCCGCTTATGGAGTTCAAGAAAAAAAGTGATGTCATCTTCAAAGGGCTTTTTTTAGGATTGATAATTCAATCTGTCGTAATAACTTCCTTCTACATATTATCCCTGTCGCTTGGATTTGACCTGCATATCATATACTTCTTTTTATTCATCCCGCTTATAACCGTTGCCACCGCCGTACCTTTGTCGGTAGCCGGATTGGGTATCAGGGAGGCAGGCTTCCTCATCCTATTCACAAAGGCAGGACTGACAGAGGTTGAGGCGCTCAGCCTTTCGCTCCTTATCTTCATTAATATGAGCATAGTCAGCCTGTTAGGCGGGCTAGAATTCTTCAGGCTCAGTAAGCCGAAAATTAAGTGAAGGGTTAAATGACTTCTTCCCCTCTATCAAGAGCCAACAGTAGGTGCCTTAAGCAGGATTGAGGGGTGTGTTTCTAATAAATAATTTTAATGAAAAAAACTAACTTCGACATCATAGTCATCGGCGGAGGACATGCCGGCATTGAGGCGTCGCTTGCTTCAGCAAGGATGGGCCTGAGCGTCGCCCTCTTTACAATGAGCGCAAAGACGATCGGCCAGATGTCATGCAACCCTGCAATAGGCGGATTGGCAAAAAGCCATCTTGTCCGGGAGATAGACGCGTTAGGCGGCGAGATGGCAAAGATAACCGACAAGGCTGGCATACAATTTAAGATACTTAATAAGAGCAAAGGCCCTGCTGTCTGGGCAACAAGAGTTCAGTGCGACCGCGCGCTCTATAGAAAATATGCTTTGGAAGCTGTAGCAACACAAGAAAGGCTTGAGATAATAGAAGAGACGGTTGATAAAATCCTCTCTGAAGACGGAAAGATCCTCGGCATCAAGACCCCTTTCGGCGAATACCTTGCAAAGGCAGTTATCATCACGACCGGCACATTTCTTAACGGCCTCATACATATCGGGCTGAAGAATTATCCTGCAGGCAGAGTTGGAGAGCCGCCTTCATTAGGGGTTTCAGAGAGCCTTGCTGATATGGGATTAAAACTTGGGCGGCTCAAGACAGGCACACCGCCGCGCCTCGCGCATAAAGGCGTTGACCTCTCGGTCATGACAATACAGGACGGCGATAGGCCTCTGCCGCGCATCTCGATATTTACAAAAGAGATAACCAACCCGCAGCTTCCGTGCTATATGACATACACAAATAAAGAGACACATGAGATCATCCTCAACAACCTCCATGACTCGCCTCTATACAGCGGTGTTATAAAAGGGGTCGGCCCGAGATACTGCCCTTCTATTGAAGACAAGGTTGTGCGGTTCAAAGAGAGAGAGAGGCATCAGGTCTTTCTTGAGCCTGAGGGACTGGATGTGGATGAGTATTACGCAAACGGCATATCAACGAGCCTTTCAGAAGATGCTCAGACAAAGTTCGTTAAGAGCATCGCCGGGCTTGAGAACGCAAAGATAACCAAATTCGGATACGCGATCGAATACGATTATGTTTATCCCACACAGCTCCTTCCATCGCTTGAGACAAAGTTGATAGATGGCCTCTTTTTAGCCGGACAGATAAACGGCACATCAGGCTATGAAGAGGCTGCGGCACAGGGACTGATGGCAGGCATAAACGCCGCGCTCAAGATAAAGGGCAAAGACCCGATGATCCTCAGCAGGGATGAGGCGTACATCGGCGTGCTGATAGATGACCTTGTTACAAAAGGGACAAAAGAGCCATACAGGATGTTCACCTCAAGGGCTGAATACCGGCTGCTCTTAAGACAGGACAACGCAGACCTGCGCCTCATGGAAAAGGGGCATGACATCGGGCTTATAAACAAAGAGAGCCTTGACCTGCTTCATTACAAAAAGGAAGCGACAAAGGCTGAGATAAAAAGATTGAAGCACACAAGAGTCAAACCGCAGGAAGCAAATCCGGTTCTGAACAGTCTCAAAAGCACAGAGATAAAAGAGGATGTCAGCCTTTACCAACTTCTCAAGAGGCCGGAGGTGGAGTATTCTGATATCGAAAAAATATCTCCGCGGAAAGATGAGCTCTCTCCTGACATTATCAATCAGGTAGAGATACAGACAAAATACATAGGTTATATAAAACGCCAGGCCGAACTTGCTGAAAGATTAAAGAAGATAGAGATGGTAAAGATACCTGAAGGTTTTGTATATAGAGGAATACCAGGGCTGTCAAACGAAGTAGTCGGCAAGCTCGAAGAGATAAAACCGCTCAACCTCGGACAGGCAGGCAGGATCCCCGGCGTCACACCTGCTGCGATATCGCTTTTGATGGTGGCGGTTGAGAGGGATATGAGGCGAAATAGGTAAAATTATGGAAGTCCGACTTCCAATGTTACTTGCTGAATTTATCGTAATTTATTATTGAGTGTGAGCTTCTATTTCTTTTCTCAGATTTTCAGCAAAATCATCTGCTTCTTCTTCTTTGATAAAAGAGTGGTTGCACGGCATTTTGTGCAATATGTTTTGTGCCTTATCATATGCTGATCTAACCATTGAATCACGCGGACTTCCAAGCAGTACATTAAACGCAAAAGGTTCTCCACCATCATAAAGGCTTTCAAGCCTGCCCAACCACTTGTGAGCCTTATCAATTACCTCATTTGAATCTATTAAATCAAAAGAAATAGGTTCATTTATATGCCATTTTTCATTCTTCCACGAATAATGGAATTCATGTTCATAATTGCTGCCAATAATTTTATGCGACTCTAAATAGTGCAGGATTCTCTTTTCTTCAAAAGGCTTTTTATAGACTCTCCAGACATCATCATCAGTTCTGCTGGCACGTTCGGCTTTTTCATAATATTTATCAACGTAACGGGTGAAGATTTGTTCCAATGTTTTTTCTGGCTTATCTGTTAATCCGTATCCTTCAGGTGAAAACTGTAATGAGCTATCATCTATTGGCAATATCTGCGCAGCAAAACCTTTGGCACTGGTTGGTGATTCATTAAATGGAAGCTCGTTTATCAGCCTTTCCCCTTCTTCTTCAATTGTTGCCTGAATATATCTGACGCTCTTGCGGAAGTGCTCACTATCAAAGTTCGAGAAAATCTTCGATATACGGCTGTATCGTGTAGTACATGAAGCGCTCAGATACTTTGCCTTGGGTGCAAACAATATGACACCTACGTTGACAAATTCTCCAGTCACAATATCATGAACATATCTTAATATCGAAAAAGTATAAGGTGTTTTCATTGCAATATCCTCCTTACTTCATCAATGAATTCATTAACATGGTTTGAGATGCCAATCAGGTGATTAGTTATTTTAGGCATCTGAATCATGGCATCGAAAGCAAATACTTCACTTGCTACCTGCTTGAGTGATTGAGGAATTGCTTCTCCAATAGGCCATGTAAACAAACCTCCAGTAATGACTTTGCTGCCAAAATTATGACCTGAGCTACTCCTGATATCGCTTTCAAGCTGTGGGTCTTTGATTATATCTGCCAGCTCTGGATTTACAATAATTATCGCAGGTTCAGGCGTTGGAATATTAAGGAATCCTGCAAGTTGAGATGCCATTAGTTCAGAAAAAAGCCCTACCTCCGTATTGACTACCCCGGCTCTCAGCTTGACGACATATTCACCGATTATTTCACCATCTGCATCTTCACAAAAGAAAAGGCATGGACGAGTCCGGCCTGATGTCATTCGTCTTTGATAAGAACTGGCATGTAGGTATGGGATAGCCATATTATCCATTAACTCTTCCCAAATGCCCCCTGCAAAACCGTCTGCTGCATCCCAGCGCCGACTGTGTGAGTATTATCTTTAGCCTCATCAATAATAGCTATCGGGATATTGGGTTTATAGTACAGAATATAACCAGCACGCTTCTTTTTGCCACGAGCGGTCAAATGCCCCCTGACATAAATACGGCCATCAGTAAAAGACACCTCTTCATGTATCTGTTTCTGAACATCCCAGCCAGACTTGGTAATAGCTGGAGTGATATATTTTGTGCAGATATCTCTTTCAGAAAGGTCTTTTTTACTCATATTAATTTATGTGAGTTCAACTGCCATAATTATGTTATTCCCTGTAAGTTCCCGCTATTATAAAACTATAAGCAGAAAGTTAAAAGATAAAATCGATGAATCGTTGATTTCAGAATGTTCGTTTGAGATGTCCGAAAAAATCGGACAACTGAAAATTGTTGCTAATTGCGCAGAATTTATCCGTATATCAACTTAAATAACTTCCCTGCCAATTCCTTGTTCAGCACCTTCAGGATATTATGACTTTCAATTGCTGCGGTCTTGTTGTTCGAGGTCAAATATAATATTCCGAGATAGTAATGCGCCTCGGCAAAACCCGGTTTAAGCTTCACAGCCTGCTGCAGTGAAGATATCGCATCTTTATAGTTCCCTGTTTTTTGATTGGCGATTCCGAGGTTGTAATAGGCATCCGCAAAATCCGGCTTCAGCTTGACTGCCTGCTTGTTGGCCTCGATACCTTCCTTGAACATCCCAAGATTAGCGTATGCGATGCCCATGTAATAATATGCATCAGGGAAATCATTATCCAGCCTTATCGCCTGCTTCAGCGCGTCCAGCGATTCTTTGTACATGCCCTTCTTGCCGTATATGACACCGAGGCTGAAGTGCGCGTCAGTAAAATCAGGCGACAATCTGACAGCCTCTTTGTATGCTTTGATCGCCTCTTTATTTCTGTCTAACTTTTCACAGGCTATGCCTAAATAATAATGCGCCTCGGCAAAACCGGGCTTCAGGCGTATCGCCTCTCTTAAGACCTGTGCAGCCTCTTTGTCCGCCTTTACCTGAATAAGAAAATAGCCTAAGTAAAACCAGTAGTCCGCGGTCTTCTTATAGTTTTTGATCGTCTTGTCGAGAGAAGCGATATTCCTGTCTGATATCTTTTCTGTTATGAGAGACGCAGGCATCGCAAGGATGATACGCTCTGCCCTTTTAATGAGAAAGGTTACGATGCCGATGACCGCTCCGTCTTTAGTGAATACAGGGCTGCCGCTCTCTCCGTGCGAAGCAGGCGCGGTGATATGAATGGCCTTTGTCCCGGACGGCGTTGTCCTATATCCATCAAAAACACCTTCATGGATCGTGTTCCCGGCTTCGGTTGAAGCGCTGATAAGATAGACCTGATCTTTGCTATTTATTTTTCCGGCATCCGCAAATCTGACCGCCGGAAAGCTGCTGCCTTTTGCCTTGAGAATAACGAGGTCATTCTCCTTGTCAGCATAAATTACGCCTTCAACCTGAAGCTCCCTGCTGCCCGACCAAACCCTGACCTTATCAGCGATGCCTATCACATGATAATTCGTAACTATCGCGCCGTCAGCGCTTGCAAAAAATCCAGTGCCTTCGGTGAGGTCTTCGCCTTTATCGCTGTATGCCTTGACCAGCACGATAGACCTGCTGTTCTCGCTGAAGACCTTTTTGCTGTCGGCAAAAGAGAGAGAAGGCAGGAGCAGCAGCAACAGAATAACACATCTGAAGATCACAGTTTGCCCGGCTCCATATGCCGTATGATCTTGCCTTCAACCATGTATATGACATCCTCGGCGATGTTTGTCGCGTGGTCAGCGATCCTCTCAAGATATTTTGAAACATAGGTCACCTTGACCACCCGCGTTATTGTGGAAGGGTCGCGGATCATCATCTCCATAAGCTCTTCACATACCGCGCTGTTAAGGTCATCCACCTCGTCATCACGCATGATGACATCCTTTGCAAGAGATGTGTTCTCGCTCACAAAGGCGTTGATCGTATCAATCACCATGCGCTGCGCTATTCGTGACATGCGCGGTATGTCTATATAGGGCTTCAGCACCGGCTCTTTGTTCAGTTCAACCGCCCTCTCGGCGACATTGACCGCGTTATCAGCTATCCTCTCCATATCCGTGGTTATCTTCATCGCTGTTGTTATGAAGCGGAGATCCTTGCCCATCGGCTGCTTGAGCGCGAGAAGCCTTATACACTCCTCGTCGATCGCAACGTCATACCGGTTGATATCCCTGTCCTTCTCTATTACCTGATACGCAAGCCCTGAATCCCTGTCTACAAGCGATCTGACAG
This genomic stretch from Nitrospirota bacterium harbors:
- a CDS encoding porin family protein, which codes for MKKTIFIALSALLLICSQGYAQQAGQSSRDNNIALKIGGHVYPDSDFMDYWKAEASDYNSPAFELSYERMITPNIGIEIPVGFNSSKSTYSDVFSAGDDSKISIDNLYIAPGLKFHIPLNSAFEAYAGGGFDLYHTWVDFDYADTSPAVFNESETANSLGFHGLAGIDWFFDNGDTGTPVSIFAEYRHTWVTVDNADKKVLDAMSSSDSKHDLDVGGSIFFAGMRWHY
- a CDS encoding glycosyltransferase family 2 protein, with protein sequence MFVSIVVPLYNEEESIPHLYSSLKSAMDAGGKAYELIFIDDGSTDRTMSLIKELAKKDGNVKPLSFRRNFGQTAAFAAGFDYAKGDVIVTIDGDLQNDPKDIPKLLSLIGEYDIVSGWRRNRKDKLISRRLPSVMANRLISWVTGVKLHDYGCSLKAYKADVVKNINLYGEMHRFIPAVASWYGVKIAEVETTHHPRKYGTSKYGIGRTMNVILDLITVKFLQSFSTKPLQAFGPWGLLSCATGVIISLYLTIIKLSGQAIGGRPLLLLGILLIIVGIQLIGMGLLGELLVRVYHESQKKPIYTLRNSEIEEGS
- a CDS encoding glycosyltransferase family 39 protein; the protein is MDTSLFFFINKALQNGFFDLIMPFISNRSYLPFLLIVGYEFSKERKRTLFVLSLCVLAFALGDSSANILKHLFERPRPCHALEGVRLLTACGSSFSFPSGHAVNSFAIAAVFSHFFRRTAFLTFTLAILVAFSRIYIGAHYPSDVLAGAIWGGVTAWVIIDLQQWFAKGYKEKPALTIFIASLIALTFFRYYYIVTGPLDLSPDEAHYWEWARRLDMSYYSKGPMIAWLIGATTWMMGDSLLGVRFFAPLFLGFSSIFVYLLTMDLFHNDEKKEIKACVTALLIQLTPLFSAYGILMTIDSPFIFFWTLSLYLFWKAVSGQGIGNNPPTPPLEKGGKGGFEESSGWVWILLGISIGLGLLTKYTMAFFYICGFFFLIFSKEERRWFSRKEPYIALIVSLLVFSPVIIWNAGHDWVTLKHTAGQAHISEGFKISLKYFFDFIGSQLGVISPLVFLMMMYGAVKNRWSFKAVQNLRFLFWFWFPVLAFFLIKSLQGKVQANWAMHAYITAFIASADYFLNKDMRDKGLKILMASSLLILLIFAVVTYYPSLIKLPVKQDPASRLQGWKELGVKTDEIYDDMRSSAERGVFIFSDKYQVSGELAFYMKSHPVTYNANLGRRMNQYDMWEGFESLTGYDAVFVRDGDENFPHELKDAFGHFEKEIFTVYRKDKNVLRKYVIFKCYNFRGLQKNDFESY
- a CDS encoding S8 family serine peptidase — protein: MFNKSKILQAILLCFFISASYAASESSADAGKTLNRNAIVSTIQSQGYAKILVTLDVPGINSLTRSSTGIKTIRPGQSTFGVPDEDIALSAQINATADKVFSQLGGYSAAYNVTHTYSTLPLLAMSVSLDGLIALEADPNVTRISEDRIVKTTLNNTVNIIGADAAWAAGYTGEGWYVAILDTGIRSSHQMFAGKNIVEACFANGQELSDTRGHCPNGLNEMIASGAAVHQPDNFYGYDHGTHVAGIATGNSPILKGVAKDSDIIDIQVFSRFSGQDICLGFDYCVLAFNSDVIKGLEYVYTLRSSYSIAAVNMSLGGEAYSDQTACDTENAEFKMAIDNLRSADIATIIASGNDGFCDAVSAPACVSSAIAVGAVTDNNAEAWFSNWHPGLMDLWAPGVDVNSSTGASDSSYAQWSGTSMAAPHVAGTWAVFKEENPAATVDAVLNTLSSTGAFVTTSDKDPVCSGPMTEERRIQIGDALGIDSLEPSLNSSGGGSGGCFIATAAYGSYLAPEVEVLKKFRDMHLLTNSLGRRFVKVYYTYSPPAADFISRHRSLMFVSRMILTPVVYCVKYPFAFLLALVVLAVMIWNRKTRPVAG
- a CDS encoding flippase-like domain-containing protein, encoding MKKVLSFGLKLLVSLTLLYLFFSKVDIQNILAALKQTNLAIFFAGFAVYTSSIFISAKRWSLFLPPFVKYSRLASLYFIGAFFNTFLPGLVGGDAVKAYYLYKERCEVGASLASVFMDRYMGLTALAIIGFIAFIFGHNYLEGTKLFWLVPIFCGTFISASFFFWNINWGKIKFLSTFHKPLMEFKKKSDVIFKGLFLGLIIQSVVITSFYILSLSLGFDLHIIYFFLFIPLITVATAVPLSVAGLGIREAGFLILFTKAGLTEVEALSLSLLIFINMSIVSLLGGLEFFRLSKPKIK